The DNA window aactctctccaaaggttttctatagggttgagatctggagactggcttaggccactccaggaccttcaaatgcttcttacaaagccactccttcgttgccctggcggtgtgctttggatcattgtcatgttgaaagacccagccacatttcatcttcaatgccctttgCTGAtgaaaggaggtttgcactcaaaatctcaccatacatggccccattcattctttcatgtacccggatcagtcgtcctggcccctttgcagagaaacagcctcaaagcataatgtttccacccccatgctttacagtaggtatggtgtttgatggatgcaactcagtattctttttcctccaaacacaaaaagttgtgtttctaccaaacagttccagtttggtttcatcagaccataggacattctcccaatactcttctggatcatccaaatgctctctagcaaacttcagatgggtccggacatgtactggcttaagcagtgggacacgtctggcactgcaggatctgagtccctggcggcgtagtgtgttactgatggtaggctttgttacattggtcccagctctctgcagttcattcactaggtcccccccgcatggttctgggatttttgctcaccgttcttgtgatcattttgaccccacggggtgagattttgcgagGAGCCCCAGatagagggagattatcagtggtcttgtatgtcttccattttctaattattgctcccacagttgatttctttaatccaagctggttgcctattgcagattcagtcttcccagcctggtgcagggctacaattttgtttctggtgtcctttgacagctctttggtcttcaccatagtggagtttggagtctgactgtttgagggtgtgcacaggtgtctttttatactgataacaagtttaaacaggtgccattactacaggtaatgagtggagaaaagaggagactcttaaagaagaagttacaggtctgtgagagccagaaatcttgattgtttgtaggtgaccaaatacttattttccaccataatttgcaaataaattcttacaaaatcagacaatgtgattttctggatttgttttctcagtttgtctctcatagttgaggtctacctatgatgtaaattacagacgcctctcatctttttaagtggtggaacttgcactattggtgactgactaaatacttttttgccccactgtatatatatatatatatatatatatatatatatatatatatatatatatatatatatatatatgtagtacatGCACACTTACGCATCGCATCAATtaacattaaagggttttttgtgcttataagattgatgacctatgctatgGATCAGTCATCAAACATTGACAGGAGATCAAcactcaggacccctgcagatcagctgttttactAACAAAATCGACACTGAAAATCAAGCCTagccctgtacattatatagtggctttGTTTGGTATTGTAacttagccccattcacttgaatgagttgcAAATATCTGTGAATCTGAAGTGCCACTGCTGCTTGAAATTGCTGAATCTCAGGGGTTTCAGGTGACAGAATCTCTGCCAATCTTCCAAAGGATAATTTGCCTATTTTATGAGCCCAAGAAAACCTTTTTGCTTTTCCCTATCCAGAGTCCGATCCCTGATGTCCGACCGTCACTGGAGATTGTTCTCTGGCAATGCATACTTACCACCACTGCCTTCATGTAAATCATTTAGGGGAATGTTCAGGccaccattctcctgatcactgggggtcctagAATTCAGACcgctagtgatcagacacttttgCCAAATGGGTAACCATAGAGAATGCATCTTGTCCTGCCTCATAGATGTGTTGTAAAGTAAAACATTTTGTAAACTGCCTAAAAATGGCTTGGACTAATTGGAGTTCATACTTAAAGGAAATGTCTGGCTCCAAAATGACTTTTCAtcttgatgatctatccacataaTAGGTCCACAGTATGTTTTCTGTGGCGGTCTGACATCCGGACCTCACACAGATCAGCAGTTCCAGCAGCCGCTAGGTCCCGGAAGTTACAGCTGTGATCGGGAAATACGTGCAGCTACTTCCATTCATGTAATAGgagcagcacagcagcctcttccACCAGATGGCGCAACTCTTATTACTTCAATATGAGCAGCTACACACGCTCCCGCTGCACACTGCTTTAACTCCCGGCACATGGATGatgccagaacagctgatgtgttggacccccacagatcacgtcATCACCCCATAATCTATCCATCATCATGAAAAAACATTTTTGGccagaaaattattattattattattattattatgaaataGCCCAAAATATTGTTCAGTATCTTAGAAACAAAGAGTGTTCTGTCCACAACCATGTTTATAGTGTTTATATAATTCCATAGGAGAACACAGGAGCTGTTAGACAGACACGAGGAGGAGTTGAAGGCACTGAATGAGCGTATGAATGAAGTGTCCCAGCGATGTGAGGACCTGCAGCAAACGCCGCACTCTAAGCAGGAAGAGGCCTGTGCCCTGCAAGGTATAAGTCGGGCGAGTTCTCTGGACTCTGTGTCCTCCGACCTCTGCAAGGCTGATGATGGAAATGGTCACGATTCTCAGCAAGAAATGCAGGTAAGAAGGAAGAAATCTGCTTTGAATATCACTAATATTTTCCTCCTAACAAAATCCTATGAGCACACATCGTAGTGACACTTAATCTACTGTGTGCCACTGAGCAATAACTGACAGAGGAGGTGGCTTTATTGGAGTACCACTGTATTGTACCTTTAATGGGCAGGGTCAAATCCCCAAATCGGATTTTAACAGATTCCACGTCCAATTCCGCTTTGACAGAAAAGgtgtgttttctgtattttttcttGTAAGGTTGTGTTTGGGTATGTGATTGCTTGTAGATAAATCTGCATATGGATAGAACTATAAGGGGTCTGGCCGTAAAAAGATGCAGAAAAGAGTTTTGCAATTTATTGGGCTTTGTTTtcacaaaaattgtgacttttttcgTCAGACGTTCCCCTTTTTGAAGAGTAAGTGGGAAAGTAGATATGGTTAGCTCGCTGAGCTATTGTACACCAGATCTATTAAATTGTCAGTTTTAATCAGTAAGAGCTGATGGCCTAGAAAGTAGATTAGCATCTCAAGACAGAAAtgttgaacttaaaggggttgtgccgttatggacacttattccctatacacaggacggggataagtgtctgattttTGGGGGTTCCGATCTCTGGGTCCTCCACTGTTCATGAGGATGAAAATCCCCCTTAGGCCTCCTTATGGATGGAATGCCAATGCATTTGCATGACCGttgctctgttcacttctatgggactgccaggacTGTTATTTCTGGCAGCCCCATACTCCAGCAATACAGGTTTTATAAATTACCCTCATGATAAAAATCCCCCAAAATCTTTCTCTTAGCCTTCACTTAATACCTTTTCTGTTTTTCCAGCTCCCGTTGCCACCCTCCTCCCCTCCAAATACCATAGCGTCCAGGTTCCTTCAGGAGGAAGAGCTCCGGTCACAGGATCTTATTCAGCGCCTGGACTCTCATATTGAAGAGTTAAAGCAAGAAAGTCAACGGACAGTCCAGCACTTCACCAACTTGAGATAACATGACACCATAAAGACGTTGGACAACTCCCTTGAAGAGAATGTTGCATGCTGTAGCAAGTATTTGTGCATTTCTTGTGTTCTCCACAAGATGGCAGTGATGAGACAACCACAGGCCTCAGGTTTTACTTGGAGACAGTAGCTCACAGTCACGCATAGACCATGAAACAACAAATATAATGTGAATTATTACTTGTATAGAGAAAACTCTCCATTGCTAGAAGAAATTTTCTGATTTTCAGTTTTCCTAGTATGTATTAAGCTCCTCTATAGGAGGACCACTCCACTAGTAGACTATTGTTTCCTGCAGTATCAGATATTCTCTATGCTTATTTTTATGGATAGTACTGTGCTATGCCTACGTTTACATGACTTGGAGCAGGATTTTGTCATAACTAGAAAAGTAAATCCTGACAAAAATCCTAGTGGAGACCTGATAACCCTGACCAcaaagtgattgacagctttacCTGTATTGGTGCGTGCATAGAAGGCTGTCAGTCATTGTGTGggcggggttatcaggactctgaatgtctcttctaggagtcctgtcaagATTTACTCTAAAATCCTGCTCGGAAatctcacagagctcagcttttctctctATCATacaaaacctatatatcacagagctcagcttctctcctctatcatataaccctatatatcacagaggtcggcttttctccctctatcatatagggCAGCAGAAATCACCTGGTATCTTCCTATTAAATCTGTTTGTAATATTCAGTTTATTTGTGTatacctcctgtatatagatttGACTAATTTATCATTATAACATGGCTAAAAACCTTAtcttaaaaatattttaatttatttttatatgaatgCAGAACTgtctgtttttatatacggtgAACACATTTGTTTGGTGTAAGATATTTTGATATGAAATAAATTATAATTTATGCATTTGTGTCCTGTTTGTGTGTTCAGGTAAGTACATACCGTCATTTGATtattggattaaaggggctctatcagcaaaatttttctgtatgagccccacatatgcatgaatagtctttaaaaaggctattcaggcaccgctaatggtattttaaaccttcccccgttttaaaataaaaacatatttgtaaatcatacctatcgtccacggtccgacgtcatcttgctgtcacatcttcctcttctttcttcttccagcgacgtcttcctgtcctggctcttccccgccttgatatgttcttctggcgggttgtgttcaaatcccgcgcatgcgcagtatcgctccctccggagcactgCTGCGCATGCGttggcgccatttttgttgtagttctaagtaccccttagaactacacgagcgtactgcgtcgctggaagaagaaagaagagtaaggcgtgacagcaagatgacatcggaccgtggaggaccgcccaccgtgcacgataggtatgatttacaaatatggttttattttaaaatggggggaggtttaaaataacatttgtggagcctgaatagcctttttaaaggctattcaggcatatgtggggctcatacagcataattttgctgatagagcccctttaattattattagattattggcaGTGATTGGCGTTTGTGACAAAAAGTCATTGATCCTGTAGGAGATGATTCAGGTTTTGCTTGTATTACATTGATCTGTATAAATACTGCGAACGAAAAACCTATAGCAGATATTTCAAAGGTCCTTTGCTACTATATTACAAAATAAGATCATGGAAGCCATACCGTAGGTTATAGGTGTGTTTTGTTCTTTGTATTGTTAAATTGTGCCTCTTATGGGCCCACATACGTAACACTTTGCTCACCTCTCCTCGGCTCCATTTCCAGGGTCTTCATATTACAGGACCCCTGGCTATTTATACCAGGTGACAGCTGcaaccaatcacaagcctcaacgGTGACAGCAGTCAGGTGCTGTTTGCGACGTGGTCACCAGTGACATCTGTGATTGGCCGGGACATGCCTATTACTAATATTTTCTTATAGAAAGCTGTTTGAGGGTATGAAGACATGTTCAGGTTTTTATATGACTTTTAGCGTGTTGCTGGAATGAAATATCGTTATCTATATAGATTATATTTTCCTCACACTCCAGGGAAGAGTTGTCTGGATTGGTcctaggaaaatgtttgtttttgtactgtgttagccagtgggtaggaaatataaaaaacaaaagagactggtcagaagcttataatgcggatgaactcacatcgtcatacaattagagaacaaagaatggacctccccgtatcaaaacatttctgcaatgaagatcataatatcaccaattacatgaaaattttggttttaagtgggaattttaaatcaaggaaagggagatggatttatgagtacaagtttatgaccctgcttcaaacattgcaggaagggatgaatctgtcacatgggttcatggcatcctacagaaatcactgaactgagaactGCCATAAAACAcattctctgaactgataagaacattgcaaactgatgaattgtttatttgtctgtaccaataaccttcttccaccctccctcctagaattctattcctgagtgcccttttgtacataaatatgctccttcagaaattgtttttagagatacctgaagaagaagccgagagcttcgaaacattgcaatccgtcatcattattagttagccattaaaaaaggtatcaactactgaagactctcaagttttttgttttttggattgGTCCTATACATTGGGATCTCCACGTCTCTGTACGGTTTTGATCTGCGGCTGTTTTGGGCTCCACCATATTGATTCTATGTTGAATTGGTTGCTGTGACCCTATCACAGCACCCTAAGGTGACTATTCACTCGCACTTGTTTATAGAATAAATTCTGTGCCAAGTGATAATGCGCTAGGTACCGCGCGGTGCTCTGTTTGCTTTTTTCAATGATGTTTTGGGGTTCTTttcctgcctctggcactgggggCCTTAACtgagtgcaaggcatcatgaaagctgaagattaccaaaggattttgaatGTAGGGccaagtgtcagaaagctgggcttGTGTCCCAGGTCAGGTTATGTGGATATCTGATAAATGGTATTTGTGGGAATTCCCTTTCCGTCCTTCTATGAACTACCGTCATGAACAGTGAATAATACTTACAATTAAATAGAtctattttagtaaaaaaaaaaaaaaaaaaaattgtagcattTTGTACATTGCTCCTAAGGATAATACAAgcaattacactttttttttttactcagatatttttttttattgaagatttatttattttaaatacaaaGAACATAAAACCcccaacatccccccccccctccccattacgTGCAATATTCATTTTATATCATGTACACATACTGGTCATCTCAGTCCTTAGGGTGCATCAAGGTAATtgcttatgattagagatgagtgagtactattcgaaacagccgtttggaatagcatgctcccataggaatgaatggacgcagctggggcCGGCATCCTGACGTTTAACCCACTGCAAGCCGGCCActcccatttattcctatgggagcgtgctattcgaaacggccgttttgaataatactcgctcatctctgcttaTGATGTCAAAGAATACCAAGGGTTAATAGCATTTTTAGAGAGCTTCTTGAAGAATATATAAGTCTTCTTATCTTAGTAATTCATTTTGATATGGAACTGGAGGAGAAATACAAAGTATTAGAGACCTACTGGTTTTGGAGCGACGTTCACTGTGGTTCTTTCTTAAAGGTTTTTTCATCAACTCCGATTTCTCACATCTTTTAATAGGCAATACTCTGCTAATTCTTATGGagttggaattctttctctaTCCTACACCATTCCTGAGCGATTGGTGCTGCTAATATTGGTCGCCGGATATGATAATtagactgtcaagtgggtggtgtcaggaaggagcaggtAAGGGGCGGGATTTAGAGCTTTCTGACagtccaatcagaggtggacagtgttaGAACCCGGAATTCCGCCCCCTCTACACCCACTTGACAGTTGAAGCCTGATTAGCATGTCAGGCACCaacactaacagcactgattgctcaggaatggtggagaggAGAGAaagaaatccaactgtgctggaattagggAGGAAGCAGTTGTCTAGTTTGGTATAACATTTTTGACACATCTTATTCAGAGTATTCATTAGAGAATATGTCATCTAGATCCTCAAGTATCCCCTTTTAGCATCCGTCTTGTGACAGATCCTGCTCCTGATCTCAAGTGGGGAAATAAAACCAATGCACACAGCATGCCAAGCAAATCCTTTTGCTTATGGGTCACGTGGTAGACACACAATAAACGTTCTGAGGGTCTTTTAGCTTCCACCCAGCTTTTCTCGGATCAGATCCTACACCAGAACCCATCGATCTATTCAGCACTGACTACCCGCTGCTGTAGAGACCTACCCCCTTAACCTTGACCCAACGTATTCTGACATCTACCTCTGTTTGGCAGCTACTGTGCCTCAGTATTTGGTGGGTGGTTTTGGTGGAACTAGCTTGCCCAGGAACTTCTGAATCTGAGCACGTTCTCAGCCATGATGTGTACTCCCTGAGACTACATGGCATACCTCCTGGGCTATGTGTACCACAAGTTGAGAACCATTCTTCTATATAACCTAATATGCAGGTAATGGATTTGCTATATACAATCCCCAATAAATCCAGGGAACCTCTCCAGGAGTCTTTACGAAACCAATGCATCAGGTCAGCAGCAGTGCATGCACACCATGCCATCCAATTCTACATAAAGACGAGTGTACCATCCTACGTATAAGATAAAGTTAGTGACGGCTCCCTGGAAAATGACTTGTATTAAATATAAGTATAACAATAAGACCTCGAGTGAGGTCAGCATAGGAGAGGCCAGTTCTCTGGATTGTATCCCAATCATGTATCTCAGGTGTAAAAATGTACATAAAGAGGGATGAGGTAGGCCGAAATCTCACTGCAATCATCAGAAGTCTTTAAGCTCCCCTTCTATATAGAAATGCTTCCCCTTGGTGACCCCCACTTAGTCTTACAAATCTCAGGACATCCAAGGTTGTCCATATCAGTGTACATGGTTATACACGTTTAACTAAAACTGGCCATACTATAAGTATATATATCGTATATGTTACAGTAAACGCTGTTTTCACTTCCTATAGGTTCTTAAGATACATTGCGCTGACTGCCCATTGCAGTTCACAGTGTTGCGATGCGACCATACGCTCTGCAGTACTATTGCCCATTCATTCACATACAGAGCACTAATGGAAGACAaatgataatatatacagtgtgaaCGTCTGCTTAGCAAATGTTCCTGTCGAAAGCACCTGGAAAATGTGGCTGTTATAAAGCACGTTGCGAGATAACCCAAGTAAAAACGCTATAACAGCTTTAACTGTGAGATGAAATCGTGATGGAGTGCATTAATATGACACACACACAAAGCTTTCAATGTAGCTGATCATCCATATCTGGTTTTAGCACCTCTGACAAGTGTTCTCATTAAGATGATTCATATTGTAAGGGAGCTGGTGCATTGGAAGGGAGTCTCCGACTTGCAAAGCTAAGAGGAATATGAGCTTTCTATTAAACGCTGATGAACTGCGCTCTTCACCTGATAACTAAGCACCAGGGCATAATTCTTGTTCAGATTATTTGTCACTAGCACTTGAATGTCCTTACTTCCAGCTGTGCTACAGACGCCTTCCCAAAATCCATCTCGACTTAATGTCAAAGGCCAAAAGTTCTTGCCTTTGACGACCACTGCTGCCAATCCCTTGGCCTTAATTCTGAACTGTACCTCGCTGTTGGCAGGCAGGATACCAGTCCGTGGCTCGAGCAGTTCATAATTCATACTCCAAGCACTATATCTCATTGGAAAGAATGGCCACCGTATTTTCGTATTGGAGCAACATAAGAGGTAATTGCAGGCATAGTCATAAACGTTGCTGAGGTCTGTCTTCTTCTTGGTACAGACCTTTAGCACGTAGTTACCAGCTTTGGGAAGTTGGATCTCAAATTCTACCCGACCTTCCTTCTCCACTTGGAAGATGTGTCTTCGTCTTGCTTCCTCCGATGTCATATCGTCAGAGTGGAGGGTAGCCATAACTTCTATCTTTTCATCCAAAGCAAAGCTAAGACAGCAGCGACCGTCATCGGTTTGGATGGTTGGGTTTGGGTGGGATGGACGAAGAAGTCCTTTTTTATCAGAGAGATAACTCGGCCCAGCGGGGTTGCTTAACTCCAATGGTAGCAACGGCCAATTCACTTGAGCGTTAGCACAAGAAATAAGATAATTACAAGCAAACTTAAAACTGCCCTGCTCAGATTCCGTGTAAATCTTCAGGACGTACATCCCTGCCTGTGGCAGCTGGATGTGGAATTCCACCTTGTTCTGTCTCTGGACTTGTAGAACATGTCTTCTTTCACCCTCTTCAGTCAATAGCACATCTTCAGATTGCAATCTGGCAAATATACCCATCTCTTTCTTGAGTGTGAAAGACAGAGAGCACCGTCCATCATGCGAGTGGATTATTGGTTCTGTCTGCGACGGTTGCAGAAGTCCTTTTTTCTCTGATAATGGTGTGGGACCAACAGGGTTTTGCAGTATATCAGGGAATGGTGGCCATGCTACCTTTGGGTTTGAACATGATATGAGATAACTGCATACAAGCTCATAGTTTCCAGGCTCAAATTTGTTGTCAGCGTAGACTCTCAATTCGTAAGAACCACTTTTTGGGAGCTGGATGTAGAACTCGACCTGGCGCTGTTTTTGATTTTGCAGAATGTATCGTCTTTCCATTTGGCAATTCCATGTGTTATCATCTGAGTGTAATGTAGCTAAACAGCTCATGTCCCGATccagtgaaaaatttaaagagcAACGCCCATCGGGGCTGTTAATGACTTGTCCTAACTGTGACGGCTGGATAAATCCCTTTTTATCAGTTGTGTTGCTAGAACCCACTGGTATATGCGGCATAACAGGCGCCTCAGTGCTGGAGGTATCTATGCCCGAACAGCAAATCAAGTAGTTACATATATACTCAAAGGTGTTGGGAGAGGTTTTGCTTTCAGCAAATATCTGAAGAACGTAAGATCCTGTTTGAGGTAGACGGACTTGCAGTTCTAAGTGCTGTCCTCTTTGCACTTGTGTCACGTGGCGCTTTCCTCCGCTGTCATTTAGAGAGGTGTCATCATTCAGGAGCGCGGTCACAATTTTCATGTTGTCTTTCAATGTGAATGAAATACTTGCATGGCCGTTTGAAGAATAAATAATAGGTTCACGACAAGATGGTTGCAGTAGGCCTTTCTTTTCCATTAGGGCAATTGGCCCAACaggattttgcaactttttggggAAGGGCGGCCATGCAACATCTGGATTTGTACATATGATAAGGTAGTTACAGAAGCACTCAAACTTTCCTTGGCCAATAGAACTGTGCAATTTTAAAGCATAGTAGCCTTGTTGAGGTAAATGGATCTTGAACTCTACTCTGTTGCCTCGGAGGGTTTGCAGGACATGTCTCCTCTCATCTCCAGGTTTGATAAGATCGCTATGTAATGTTGCTATCACAACATTTCTTTTGGCTAATGTGAAACCAATAGTACATCGACCATCCGGCGTGTTAATCACTGGGTCGCGGCATGTAAGCTGCAGAAACCCCTTCTTGTCTGTCAGCCAACTTGGGCCAACCACAACATCTAATTCTCTAGGGATCTTGAAGTCAGGGTCTACAGATCCACAACAGATTATGTATTCTACAATGCTCTCATATCTTTCCTTTGTGCTGTCATAAGGTTTGGTATAAAGCTCCAGTCGGTGCCTGCCAGTTGCTTGAGGA is part of the Leptodactylus fuscus isolate aLepFus1 chromosome 3, aLepFus1.hap2, whole genome shotgun sequence genome and encodes:
- the LOC142198561 gene encoding uncharacterized protein LOC142198561; this encodes MEIRQDYNSLRINLLLIVQAQDKQPEENQEQESDQPTQASPSLKNPLAGRHIISSYESEGSQVRVEIHPKNSQPQLFNSHPIPKDVTVPTWNGSRWEQISQPSAKDFYAYPWDKSCLKSMPVNLKNFEKLDAYAVQVAKPNTLEELVRSLLKMARTDLEKVRAIWMWICHHIEYDLEALEDKTKWCGDPNQILLTGKGACEGYASLCETMCRLAGIKCLKIGGYSKGHRYELGQTFSDETNHAWNAVYLNKKWHLLDCTWGAGLADSRSSKFNFRYNEFYFLTHPALFIEEHFPDNQNWQLLQVPLSLKQFEGNVCHKSSFYNAGLTASYPETLQVETVNGKATISIEGHFPALFSFTLNKKEKPGLLTLTKQGMQLDVYPQATGRHRLELYTKPYDSTKERYESIVEYIICCGSVDPDFKIPRELDVVVGPSWLTDKKGFLQLTCRDPVINTPDGRCTIGFTLAKRNVVIATLHSDLIKPGDERRHVLQTLRGNRVEFKIHLPQQGYYALKLHSSIGQGKFECFCNYLIICTNPDVAWPPFPKKLQNPVGPIALMEKKGLLQPSCREPIIYSSNGHASISFTLKDNMKIVTALLNDDTSLNDSGGKRHVTQVQRGQHLELQVRLPQTGSYVLQIFAESKTSPNTFEYICNYLICCSGIDTSSTEAPVMPHIPVGSSNTTDKKGFIQPSQLGQVINSPDGRCSLNFSLDRDMSCLATLHSDDNTWNCQMERRYILQNQKQRQVEFYIQLPKSGSYELRVYADNKFEPGNYELVCSYLISCSNPKVAWPPFPDILQNPVGPTPLSEKKGLLQPSQTEPIIHSHDGRCSLSFTLKKEMGIFARLQSEDVLLTEEGERRHVLQVQRQNKVEFHIQLPQAGMYVLKIYTESEQGSFKFACNYLISCANAQVNWPLLPLELSNPAGPSYLSDKKGLLRPSHPNPTIQTDDGRCCLSFALDEKIEVMATLHSDDMTSEEARRRHIFQVEKEGRVEFEIQLPKAGNYVLKVCTKKKTDLSNVYDYACNYLLCCSNTKIRWPFFPMRYSAWSMNYELLEPRTGILPANSEVQFRIKAKGLAAVVVKGKNFWPLTLSRDGFWEGVCSTAGSKDIQVLVTNNLNKNYALVLSYQVKSAVHQRLIESSYSS